Proteins encoded in a region of the Quercus lobata isolate SW786 chromosome 8, ValleyOak3.0 Primary Assembly, whole genome shotgun sequence genome:
- the LOC115955139 gene encoding ferritin-4, chloroplastic, which yields MLLKSVPSCSLLNPHVETLSSPLPQPSSFSFSPLNSSAALASSSLRFSPAKRDTNFVVSASKGGANSKPLIGVVFEPFEEVKKELDLVPTVPQLSLARQKYSDECEAAINEQINVEYNVSYVYHAMFAYFDRDNVALKGIAKFFKESSVEERDHAEKFMEYQNKRGGRVRLQSIVMPLSEFDHAEKGDALYAMELALSLEKLTNEKLLNLYSVADRNKDVQLADFVENEFLTEQVEAIKKISEYVAQLRRVGKGHGTWHFDQMLLDEA from the exons ATGCTTCTCAAGAGTGTTCCATCGTGTTCTCTCTTGAACCCACATGTGGAAACTCTGTCTTCTCCTCTGCCACAGCCATCTTCGTTTTCATTTTCTCCTCTGAACTCTTCGGCTGCTCTGGCTTCTTCGAGCCTGCGTTTCTCTCCAGCCAAAAGAGACACCAATTTTGTGGTCTCTGCTTCAAAGGGTGGTGCGAATAGCAAGCCTCTGATCGGTGTGGTGTTTGAGCCCTTTGAAGAGGTTAAGAAAGAGCTCGATCTTGTTCCCACTGTTCCACAACTCTCTCTCGCTCGCCAGAAATATTCGGATGAATGTGAGGCCGCGATTAACGAACAGATCAA TGTGGAATACAATGTTTCGTATGTCTACCATGCCATGTTTGCCTACTTTGATAGGGACAACGTTGCGCTGAAGGGTATTGCCAA GTTTTTCAAGGAATCCAGTGTAGAAGAAAGGGATCATGCTGAGAAATTCATGGAATATCAG AACAAACGGGGTGGAAGAGTGAGGCTGCAGTCTATAGTAATGCCTTTATCTGAATTTGATCATGCAGAGAAGGGAGATGCCTTATATG CTATGGAGCTTGCATTGTCTTTGGAGAAACTTACAAATGAGAAACTCCTCAACTTATACAGT GTGGCTGATCGGAACAAGGATGTGCAGTTGGCAGATTTTGTTGAAAACGAGTTTTTAACTGAGcag GTGGAAGCCATCAAGAAGATTT